The Elaeis guineensis isolate ETL-2024a chromosome 14, EG11, whole genome shotgun sequence genome has a segment encoding these proteins:
- the LOC105056890 gene encoding wall-associated receptor kinase-like 20, with product MSKPLLQFLLLPTLLLFLVYSSWLGDAKVCPSCGSTAVPFPLSTADGCGDPLYKIRCDNTTRSLFFDALNGSSYSVTSIHPSTQRLVIRPAPFASASSCVTTDLHSQGIILNSSLPFNVSSSNTIFLLNCTSRLLLSPLNCSSNSLCHIYVNATADAAACRPISICCTFVAGGSSTSYAVRASGVGCSAYRSFVNLNAAGTPVAQWGASSGVELQWASPREPVCRSQADCEAGSNATCRADPASGGTVKRCFCNTEAGLTWDPIHGVCADDVTDSCESTGGCGGTNHGPLIAGLVSGVGAALLVGAAGFLLYRRQRRIREARERLAKERQEILNFNNTSGRSAKNFTGKEIKKATANFSPDNLLGSGGYGEVYKGVLEDGTPVAVKCAKLGNTKSTDQVLNEVRILSQVNHRSLVRLLGCCVDLEQPLMVYEFIPNGTLFDHLHGLRPPLPWRRRLSIAHQTAEGLAYLHSSAVPPIYHRDVKSSNILLDEKLNGKVSDFGLSRLAESDLSHISTCAQGTLGYLDPEYYRNYQLTDKSDVYSFGVVLLELLTSQKAIDFNRGPDDVNLAVYVQRKVEEERLMEVVDGSVKEGATQLELDTMKALGFLAMACLEERRQNRPSMKEVTEEIEYIMSIEAGGEEQQHGA from the exons ATGTCGAAGCCGCTCCTCCAATTCCTCCTCCTTCCCACTTTGCTCCTCTTCCTTGTGTACTCCTCTTGGTTGGGCGACGCCAAGGTGTGCCCCTCGTGCGGCTCCACGGCCGTGCCGTTCCCTCTGAGCACGGCGGATGGCTGCGGCGACCCCCTGTACAAGATCCGATGCGACAATACGACGCGATCCCTGTTCTTCGACGCCCTCAACGGCTCCTCCTACTCCGTCACCTCCATCCACCCCTCAACCCAGCGCCTCGTCATCCGCCCCGCCCCCTTCGCCTCCGCCTCCTCCTGCGTCACCACCGACCTCCACTCTCAGGGCATCATCCTCAACAGCTCCCTCCCCTTCAACGTCTCCAGCAGCAACACCATCTTTCTTCTCAACTGCACCTCCCGCCTCCTCCTCTCCCCCCTTAACTGCTCCTCCAACAGCCTCTGCCACATCTACGTCAACGCCACCGCCGACGCCGCCGCCTGCCGCCCCATTTCCATCTGCTGCACCTTCGTCGCCGGCGGCTCCTCCACCTCCTACGCCGTCCGGGCCTCCGGCGTCGGGTGCAGCGCCTACCGCAGCTTCGTCAATCTCAACGCCGCGGGGACGCCGGTGGCGCAGTGGGGCGCGAGCTCCGGTGTGGAGCTCCAGTGGGCGTCGCCTCGGGAGCCGGTCTGCCGGTCCCAGGCCGACTGCGAGGCGGGATCCAACGCCACGTGCAGGGCGGATCCGGCGTCGGGCGGGACGGTCAAACGGTGCTTCTGCAATACGGAGGCTGGCTTGACTTGGGACCCCATCCACGGCGTATGTGCCGACG ATGTTACGGATTCATGCGAGAGCACGGGAGGATGCGGTGGAACAAACCATGGGCCTCTGATTGCAG GGCTAGTGTCCGGTGTGGGCGCGGCGCTGCTGGTGGGCGCGGCGGGGTTCCTCTTGTACCGGCGGCAGCGGCGCATCCGCGAGGCCCGGGAGCGCCTGGCCAAGGAGAGGCAGGAGATCCTCAACTTCAACAATACGAGCGGGCGCTCCGCCAAGAACTTCACCGGGAAAGAGATCAAGAAGGCCACCGCCAACTTCTCCCCCGACAACCTCCTCGGGAGCGGCGGCTACGGCGAGGTCTACAAGGGCGTCCTCGAGGACGGCACCCCGGTGGCCGTCAAGTGCGCCAAGCTCGGCAACACCAAGTCCACCGACCAGGTCCTCAACGAGGTCCGCATCCTGTCCCAGGTCAACCACCGCAGCCTTGTCCGCCTCCTGGGCTGCTGCGTCGACCTCGAACAGCCCCTCATGGTCTACGAGTTCATTCCGAACGGAACTCTCTTCGACCACCTCCACGGCCTCCGGCCGCCTCTCCCCTGGCGCCGCCGCCTCTCCATCGCCCACCAGACCGCCGAGGGCCTGGCCTACCTGCACTCCTCCGCGGTGCCCCCCATCTACCACCGCGACGTGAAGTCCAGCAACATCCTCCTCGACGAGAAGCTCAACGGGAAGGTGTCGGACTTCGGGCTCTCCCGGCTGGCGGAGTCGGACCTGAGCCACATCTCCACGTGCGCCCAGGGCACCCTGGGGTACCTGGACCCGGAGTACTACCGCAACTACCAGTTGACGGACAAGAGCGATGTGTACAGCTTCGGGGTGGTGCTGCTGGAGCTGCTGACGTCGCAGAAGGCGATCGATTTCAACAGGGGACCCGATGATGTGAACCTGGCGGTGTACGTGCAGAGGAAGGTGGAGGAGGAGAGGCTGATGGAGGTGGTGGATGGGTCGGTCAAGGAGGGGGCCACCCAGCTGGAGCTGGACACCATGAAGGCGTTGGGGTTCCTCGCCATGGCTTGCTTGGAGGAGAGGAGGCAGAACCGGCCGTCCATGAAGGAGGTCACCGAGGAGATCGAGTATATTATGAGCATCGAGGCCGGTGGTGAGGAGCAGCAGCACGGTGCCTAG
- the LOC105056892 gene encoding uncharacterized protein isoform X2: MSSYYINIPVVRAETITLQHFIFDITVVTAGAVSAVSIAVAASMGQPFNTAEDGSCFAGVGTSMARLAWELGDAIDRKFSSLVPDIYVGAS, encoded by the exons ttattatattaatattccaGTCGTCAGAGCAGAAACCATAACTCTCCagcattttatatttgatatcacAGTAGTTACTGCTGGTGCTGTTTCTGCGGTCAGCATTGCAGTAGCAGCATCGATGGGGCAGCCATTCAATACGGCTG AGGATGGGAGTTGTTTTGCTGGGGTTGGAACGAGTATGGCCCG GTTGGCTTGGGAGTTGGGAGATGCAATTGACAGAAAATTCTCCTCTCTGGTACCAGACATATACGTTGGTGCTAGCTGA
- the LOC105056889 gene encoding uncharacterized protein codes for MAVDAARPQKLRWGELDEDDGGDLDFLLPPRVVLGPDENGIKKTIEYRFDDEGNKVKVTTTTRVRKLARARLSKRALERRSWPKFGDAAREDAGSHLTMVSTEEILLERPRAPGSKAEETRVAGDPLAAMGKAGAVLMVCRTCGKKGDHWTSKCPYKDLAAQTENFIDRPPAAETAASSGPSRGTYVPPGLRAGAERIGTEMRRRNDENSVRVTNLSEDTREPDLLELFRPFGPVTRVYVAVDQKTGVSRGFGFVNFVNREDAERAINKLNGYGYDNLILRVEWATPRPN; via the exons ATGGCGGTGGACGCGGCCCGCCCTCAGAAGCTCCGGTGGGGAGAGCTCGACGAGGACGACGGCGGCGACCTCGACTTCCTGCTGCCGCCGCGGGTGGTGCTAGGCCCGGACGAGAACGGGATCAAGAAGACGATCGAGTACCGGTTCGACGACGAGGGCAACAAGGTCAAGGTCACCACCACCACCCGCGTCCGCAAGCTCGCCCGCGCGCGCCTCAGCAAGCGCGCCCTCGAGCGCCGCTCCTGGCCCAAGTTCGGCGATGCCGCCCGCGAGGACGCCGGCAGCCACCTCACCATGGTATCCACCGAGGAGATCCTTCTCGAGAGGCCCCGCGCCCCAG GTAGCAAAGCCGAAGAAACAAGGGTTGCAGGAGACCCATTGGCTGCTATGGGAAAAGCAGGTGCTGTTCTTATGGTATGCAGGACTTGTGGTAAAAAGGGCGACCACTGGACATCAAAATGCCCCTACAAGGACCTTGCTGCGCAAACAGAAAACTTTATTGACAGGCCTCCAGCTGCAGAAACTGCAGCTTCGTCTGGTCCTAGCAGGGGAACTTATGTTCCTCCAGGCTTGAGAGCTGGTGCAGAGAGGATTGGAACTGAGATGAGGCGTCGGAATGACGAGAACTCAGTTCGGGTGACCAACCTTTCTGAGGATACGCGTGAGCCTGATCTTCTTGAGCTCTTCCGTCCTTTTGGTCCCGTAACTCGTGTCTATGTTGCTGTTGATCAGAAGACCGGAGTAAGTCGGGGCTTTGGTTTTGTGAACTTTGTCAACAGGGAAGATGCAGAGAGAGCTATCAACAAGCTTAATGGCTATGGTTATGACAATCTTATCCTGAGAGTTGAGTGGGCTACTCCGAGGCCCAATTGA